From the Longimicrobium sp. genome, the window GGAGAAGATCGGAGAAACATTTCGACCACCGTCGTCCCTGCCGACGATGGTCGAAGCGTCCCGTCAGATGTGCGGAAGCGCGGCAGTTTCGCGTTGTGCCGCGAGGGCCCGCTGGCGATCCAGTCCGGAGAGGAGCCACGCGGCCAGGCCGCCGCCGATGAAGCCGAAGAGGTGGCCCTCCCAGGAGATGCCGACCTGGCCCGGGAGCACGCCGAAGATCAGCCCGCCGTACATCAGGAAGACGGCGACGGAGAGTGCGATGGAGGCGAAGCTGCGGCGGAACCAGCCGCGCAGCAGGAGGAAGCCGAAAAAGCCGAACACCAGCACGCTGGCGCCCAGGTGCACGCTCCCCGGCGCGCCCACCAGCCACACGCCCGTCCCGCCCACCAGCGCCGAGAGGAGCGACACCACCGCGAAGTCGCGCACGGCGTGCAGCAGGATCACCCAGCCGAAGATGAGGAGCGGCACCGTGTTGCTCACCAGGTGCGCGAAGCCCGCGTGCAGGAACGGCGCGAACGCGATCCCCGCCAGCTTGTCGGTCTCGCGCGGGTGGATGCCGTACGCGTCCAGCGCCCCGCCGAAGACCAGGACGTCGGCGACCTCCAGCCCCCACATCACCAGGAGCATGCCGGCGAGCACCCAGGCGTGGAGGCGCAGCTCGCGGCTGAAGGAGCGGATCTGGTGGCTCATGTCATCCTTCTGGACGATGGCGGCGGGCGGGCACCTTCGACGGCGCCACATCAGTACGGTGGCGCCGGGTTGGAGGTTCCGCGTCAGGCCACCCGCTGGACCGGCCTGCCGATCTGGTGCAGGAACTCGGGGGCGAAGTCCGCCCCGTTCGGCCACTCGACGGTGCCGGTCTCCGGGTTCAGGGCGCCCCGGCGGAAGAGCTCCGGATCCCTGAGCGGCTCGAACACCTCGCCATACAGCTCGCCCGACAGGTCGACGTCCTTCGTCGAGCCGTCGTTGAACTCGATGCGCAGCTCGTATTCCCCGAGATGGGTCGCTCTGGTGACGTGCAGGAACATCGTGATACTCACGGCAGCGGTGGAATCGGCTGGAGGGGCTGACGGGCCCGTGCACGATTCCAGTTCTCCATCAACTCTTCGCGGTGAAGCTCGGCCCACTCGA encodes:
- a CDS encoding DUF2442 domain-containing protein produces the protein MFLHVTRATHLGEYELRIEFNDGSTKDVDLSGELYGEVFEPLRDPELFRRGALNPETGTVEWPNGADFAPEFLHQIGRPVQRVA
- a CDS encoding rhomboid family intramembrane serine protease, with product MSHQIRSFSRELRLHAWVLAGMLLVMWGLEVADVLVFGGALDAYGIHPRETDKLAGIAFAPFLHAGFAHLVSNTVPLLIFGWVILLHAVRDFAVVSLLSALVGGTGVWLVGAPGSVHLGASVLVFGFFGFLLLRGWFRRSFASIALSVAVFLMYGGLIFGVLPGQVGISWEGHLFGFIGGGLAAWLLSGLDRQRALAAQRETAALPHI